The sequence AACTAACGTTTAATCATTTTTCTCCAAGAGATGAGCAAGACGTGGCGGCAGTCGAATCACTCTTAATAAATGAAAAAACTTATTCTTTAATCAAGGCGGTTAATCGGTTCTGTAATTCATTAAAAATTATTTGTTTTTTCTTGGGGGTGAGGTGAAAGAGTGTTTTTACAATCATTGCTGTTGAAATCGTAAATATATAATTTAGTTTTATCACACTATTTTTTATTGCTCCCTCTTCTTTTGTCAGAGGTATTCCTTTCATTTTTGTATTGCTTGTTATTCCTGCAACAACGACGTTATCTAGTTCTTCGAATAGCACAAGCGCGGGCCGTTTTTTTATTTCGAAAGTGTCAGTGAATTGTACTTGGGCAAGGATCACATCGCCTGATTTAGGCATCATTCCACGCCTCATCTTCCTTGTTGTCCCACAGGTCTTTCATTTTTGGTTGTTGAATTTTGTGCAGAAATTCGTCATATTGATTTCTCTTTTTGAGATTTTTAATTATTTCGATCATATGTGCTATTAATTCGTTATATGTTTGTCTTGGGTATTCTTTGTTTTTTTTCAGTGACTCGACAACGGATTTATCTAGTTGAATAGTGGTTACATTACTCATTATATATCACCTATAGTTATTATATAATACATTATATATATAGTTTCCGCTGAGGTGTTTAAAAAATCTAACTTTTGACCCATTTTTCTCCAAGAGAGGAGCGGACGTGGCGGGATTCGAACCCGCGACCACCGACTTAGAAGGCCGGTGCCCTATCCGAACTAGGCCACACGCCCATTCATAGAAAGATTACGGTTCTTTTTGAGTACCTATGAAAGCGCTGAGGGGGAGATTCGAACTCCCGCCTTCCGAAAGGAAGACCGGCTCTCAAGGCCGGCGCGTTGAACCGAGCTTTGCTACCTCAGCAATATTCATCTATGATAAACTGTAAATATCAAAGGAGTATAAAAAAAAGGATG comes from Candidatus Thermoplasmatota archaeon and encodes:
- a CDS encoding type II toxin-antitoxin system PemK/MazF family toxin — protein: MMPKSGDVILAQVQFTDTFEIKKRPALVLFEELDNVVVAGITSNTKMKGIPLTKEEGAIKNSVIKLNYIFTISTAMIVKTLFHLTPKKKQIIFNELQNRLTALIKE